A genomic region of Dactylococcopsis salina PCC 8305 contains the following coding sequences:
- the ndhM gene encoding NAD(P)H-quinone oxidoreductase subunit M, translated as MLFKSTTRHVRIFTAEIQDNELVESNNVLTLDIDPDNEFNWTEETLNQVYRKFDELVESHSGEELTEYNLKRIGSDLEHFIRHLLVSGEISYNLNSRVLNYSMGVPKVESPESEEKYKN; from the coding sequence ATGTTATTCAAATCAACCACTCGTCACGTCCGTATTTTTACCGCCGAAATTCAAGATAACGAGTTAGTAGAAAGTAATAATGTCCTCACTCTCGACATTGATCCCGACAATGAGTTTAACTGGACAGAAGAAACTCTAAACCAAGTTTATCGAAAGTTTGATGAACTGGTAGAATCTCATAGTGGAGAGGAGTTAACTGAGTATAATTTAAAGCGCATTGGCTCTGATCTCGAACACTTTATTCGTCATCTTCTCGTAAGTGGGGAAATTAGTTATAACTTAAATAGTCGCGTCCTCAATTACAGTATGGGAGTTCCGAAAGTGGAAAGTCCAGAGTCAGAGGAAAAATATAAGAATTAG
- a CDS encoding anhydro-N-acetylmuramic acid kinase — protein sequence MKVIGLISGTSVDGVDVALVEITGTKQEVAVELLAGETYPYPEQLRQEILRVCGGKSVTIEQFCYLDDAIARFFTECAQKLEKTTNTTADLIASHGQTVFHRPPKKTLGYSVQWGRGAMIAHISQRPTVSDFRAADIAQNGQGAPLVCKVDACLLSHPTLTTCVQNIGGISNVTYLPPRQEENWETKVCGWDNGPGNSLLDLAVQRLSQGEKRYDEGGKWAAQGTPQREIVQQWLEDDFFQQSPPKSTGRELFGETYLNDAWETAQAHDLTEADFIASLTELTVASIAQDYHKFLPRLPDRILLCGGGSQNQYLCQQLQKYFPQIELKTTDEVGLDNNFKEAIAFAVLGYWRYYDHFPGNLPQVTGAKQPIELGVIDLP from the coding sequence TTAGTGGAAATTACAGGAACAAAGCAAGAGGTAGCCGTAGAATTATTGGCGGGAGAAACCTATCCTTATCCTGAACAATTACGACAGGAAATTTTAAGGGTTTGCGGGGGGAAAAGCGTGACGATCGAGCAGTTTTGTTACCTAGACGACGCGATCGCGCGTTTTTTTACCGAATGCGCCCAAAAGCTAGAAAAAACGACCAATACCACTGCTGATCTCATTGCATCTCATGGTCAAACTGTCTTCCATCGTCCCCCGAAAAAGACTCTCGGTTACAGCGTACAATGGGGAAGAGGAGCAATGATCGCTCATATCAGCCAACGTCCGACGGTTAGCGATTTTCGCGCCGCCGATATCGCTCAAAATGGACAAGGAGCGCCATTAGTTTGTAAAGTGGATGCGTGTTTACTCTCCCATCCCACTCTCACCACTTGTGTCCAAAATATCGGCGGGATTAGTAATGTAACTTATCTCCCTCCTCGACAAGAAGAGAACTGGGAAACGAAAGTCTGTGGTTGGGATAATGGTCCAGGTAACAGCTTATTAGATTTAGCTGTCCAACGGTTGAGTCAGGGGGAAAAACGATATGATGAGGGGGGAAAATGGGCAGCACAAGGAACACCACAGCGAGAAATTGTCCAACAATGGCTAGAAGATGACTTTTTCCAACAATCTCCCCCCAAATCCACAGGACGAGAATTATTCGGAGAGACTTACTTAAATGATGCTTGGGAAACCGCTCAAGCGCACGATCTCACCGAGGCGGATTTTATCGCGAGTTTAACCGAATTGACTGTCGCTTCGATCGCCCAAGATTATCATAAATTTCTCCCTCGTCTTCCCGATCGTATCTTGTTATGTGGTGGAGGGAGTCAAAACCAATATCTATGTCAACAACTGCAAAAATATTTCCCACAAATCGAACTCAAAACCACCGATGAGGTAGGATTAGATAATAACTTTAAAGAAGCGATCGCGTTTGCTGTGTTAGGGTATTGGCGCTACTATGATCACTTTCCAGGTAATTTACCGCAAGTGACAGGAGCAAAACAACCGATCGAACTAGGAGTCATTGATTTACCCTAG